The window GGGGACGCCAACATACCACACAATCTTACAATCGTGGCAGACATTCAAAATGCCGCGGCTTTTTTATATATCGGTTAGTGTGGTATTTTCGATTGTGTGTTGATGCGCTTTATTGGTTAATTGTGTGGTGCGTGCTGTTTGTTAAGCAGGGAGGGGTACTTTGGGTGAAATATATATTACTCGCCCACCCTGTAGATTCCTCAACCACACAAACAGAATTACTCAATTATCTAGTATCTAACCAACTAGAGATGCAAGTAGCTTTATTGATTGATTATTAAAGTCAATAATAGCTCAATACTCGATAGCCTCCACAAATCCTCACTTAACCTTTCCAACCCTCGATATCTACACATCTTTCATCCTTTATTCAATAATGCGTTTTAAGCATTTACTAGACCTGTTCAGAGAATATAGTTATTGCAATGGCTGTCCATGACATATCCCGGCGTTACATGGAATAGAAGACGTGTGAGCCCAACGATCTACACACGCAAAATAGGTTGGTCACTTTAATTTCGAATTTTACAGTCATCCCGATAAATTAATTTATCTAGGACCTATCCAATAGGTTGTTCCACTTGTTGATCATGACATACGCCGGCGTCACATCAAACACGAGACGTTTGAGCTTTGAGCTAGACATGCAAATCCATCCAGTTATCTGCTAGAAGAAGTAAATGCAAGAACTACAGATATACAACACACCTGACCTGATGACTAGAGTGCATGCAGCAGGGTCATCCCAATCGAAATGGAGCGGACAACGATGCCGAGTAAGACATCCAACCAACCCCAGGTGGAATGGCACtccagtcagtcagtccCAAGCGCCGAGATTTGATCAACATAAAGTTAAAAGTAAAAAACTCCGGGTCCTTCGCTATTCGAATATCAGACACATTCATCCATGCTGGTCACTCTCTCCAGACAGCTATATCACAACCACAGGTGGTATACAGCTCAGCCTCCACGGTGGAAGCCTTCCTGCTGCCAGTCATCACCGTGCAGCTGaccactcccactcccactGCCAACACCACTGCCGCCGCCACTACTCCCGTatgcggccgcggcggcgcTACCTACGGCGCTCATGGCGGTGTGTTTCTCGATTTCCATCGTGCTCATATAGTAGAGCATGGTGAAAATGAGAATATGCAGGGCGAAGCAGTACCCCGCGAAGAGGTTCCGGCTGGTCCGGTTCGCGAGGATGACGCGGGTAAGCGAGAAGACGATCCGTTCCGGCAGGCTCATGCGCTTGTATGCTCGTGCGGATTCACGGCCGCGGAACGCTGCAAATGGCGAGATGCGAGCCTCGTAAGCGGATTGATACCGGTCAAGTGATAGCCCTGAGGGTGTATCTGCGTTGTAGATGGATGCCGAGCTAGGTGCGTTTGCATAGGACGATGCAGATGTCGACGCGCCGTTGCCGCCCCGGCTGTAGGTCGACACGTACCGGGTCTTTTCGTAGAGACCTAGGTTGTCTTTCTGGAGAGAGGCAACTTCCTGTCGAAGGGATTTGACAGTGCTGTACGTCTTCGACAGCTCCTCCTCTAGCTCGgagttctttttcttgaaGCGATCACGCTGCGCTTGGACCATGGGCAGGATGCCAGATCCACCGCCGACGGCCTCCCCTGCACGGATCGCATCCATCGTGTGCCCAGACACGGCGCTCTGGTCGAAGCCAGAGATGATAGATGAGGTGGGTGATGTCGCACCCCGACGCGACGGGTATCTCGAAGAGTAAGTGCCAGCAACAGACATTGCTGCTGATGGGAATGTATTGGCCGCCTCTTGCTGCACAGAGAGCAGGTCATTTTCGAGAGTGCTTGAAAGACCACGAGACTTTTCGAGTTCCCCCTTTGTCGTCGAAAGCTCGCCACGCAAACTCTCGAGTTGGCCCTGAATATCGCGGTGCGATACCCGCAGTAGCGTAAGTTCGTCGGTCAATTTCTTGTTTCGAGCCAGCAACAACTGCTCCAGGTTCTTGTCCTTGGATTTCGTGGCAGCACCGTTCGTGTCGGCTTGTGTCTCTTCAGCTGCCTCGCCCGTttcgtcatcatcgcccgCAGTGAATTCAATGGacttgatcatctccagctcccgaCGAATATCCTCGTAGTCAGACATCTTGTTCAACCGTGATCGCAACTCGTCCCTCTCGGCTAAGGTCTTCGAGCTAGTCCGCTCCGACTGAAGGAGCTTGGCTTCCCAAGAGTGTCGGTCAGAGTCCTTATCATAGCGTGCAGCATCCAGTTTCCGCAAGAGAGCCGAGTTCTCCGACTGAAGGCGCTGATACGCAGGGTCATCATCGACGGACGTGGATTGGTGCGAATGTGATACCGCTTGGGCCAACTCGAGCCGCAGCTGCTCGTTCCGTGCCTCCACTTCTCCTAAGCGCAGGCTTGTCTTTTCCAGATCAGCAGAAACAAGCTCCAGCTCAGCCGCAGTTGCGCCACTCCGAGAGTTGTCATTGTCATCACCTTCACCCAGACGTTCAGACACTTCATAGCTCGCTTTGATTTCTTTCAGCAAACGCTCCTGATTctccaccttctcttccaaGCTCTTTTCCTTAGCGGCCCAGTTATTGGTCTTTTCTGACAGCACTGCTTCCCAGGATGCTTCAATCTCCTTAGCCCTAGTCTCCTGGGTTTCTTCCAACTTCTGTCGCGCAGCACGCTCTTCTTGTAGCCGCTTCTCGGTTTCCTCTTGCTGCGTGGTAAGACGTTCGACAGACCGCTGCAATTGGTCTTTCTCGGAGGTGAGTTTAGGAAGTGTATCTTCGGACAGCACGAGAGAATCGACCGAGGCTTCGAGGAGTGGGTATGGATCTGGTGCTTCGGATAGAGAGGAGTACAGTTGCAggaaggatgaggaggatgttttCCCTTGGTTGGTCAGGACGTCGATGAAGGACTGGTATGCTGTGGATTTGTTAGTTGTTGATTGCATATCTGCGCATGTGCAACCTCACCTTTTACCAGCCCTTTGTACTCCGTCAGTTTGGACTGGTCgtcgagcttcttgaagtccttcgtcttctgcgCGAGGTCTTTCCTTTGGACGAGTGAGTCCCGCTGTTGCGCAACGATATCCGAGGCCGTTGTATCGAGCTTGGCGATTGTCGCTGCCAAATCAATGCCTAACCCAAGGTGTCAGCGGCCGCTCCAGTCTAACTTGCGGAGATCTTACCTCTCCAGGCCGCAATCGCGCGTTGGTACTTGGTTGTTTCCTCCGAGACTTTGGCGGATACTGGAGGCTGAGATCCCTGGCCATCCTGTGCGAGCTCAGCAGGCACAAGGCCCTCTGTGATGGCGAAGGAGTCCATGTTGACCCTGCCAGGGAAGATGGAGACCAAGTGTCACTGCGCGGAGAACGGGACACGCGGCGCCCGGACCGACGATGATCCGATGATTGCGACCGAGCAGGGATAGTAGGGAGCTGAGGTAGTGTTCACTGGTATTCACGGAGACATGGCAATAGATAAATCATCAATAGGGGATaaatggaggaagaatgaTATACTCCGTGGGTAATACTCTCGAGGCAGTGCCTGAGTAGTCAGCTCCCCTGAGGCTGATGGACTCTGGTCTGACCGCCTTCGCGGGCGGGAACTAGGCCCCATCAATAGCTGTTTCCCCGAGCTGCTTGCTCACCATTCATGccaccaccatggctccGCCTGACGATGGCTTCGGTCCTCGCAAAAGGCGGAAGATTAGTCCGAAGGGGACCGTCCCATATATCTTGCGGACCTTGTTCGACCAAGTGCCCTTGACCGTCGAGGAAAACAGCTCCGAGGTGCACATCACCTGCGTGGAGTACTGGAGTAAGCTGCCCACGTCGAACGGGAGGGAGGAACTGCCACTAATCAAATGACCTGAAGATGAAAACTTATATATCGGCACATCGGCGGCAGAAATCCTGCACTTTGTCTGCCTGCCAGCCTCCGATGAATCGAACGAGCCTACCTTTATCCTGGCATCGCGGCTGCCGATCTTCTATGTGCAAGATGCTGCTCAGTCAAACAACCAGCCTGGTGTCCAACAGATCGTCATTCTATCCTCGGTGAATAAAGCTTGCGTCCTGTGCAATGGCACGGTCACGTTCTACCTGTTGCCCGAACTCAGCCCAGCCTTCGATTCGACCAAGGTCAACCCCTGCCGCTGGATTGGTGGATTGGATCTGAACCGAGACCCaatggacgaggagcccCCAACCGTGATGATTGCTATGCGGAACAGGATCATGTTGGTCCAGATTGGTGATGAGGCGAAACGAATCAAAAAGATTGATTTCCCTAGCTGCTTGGTTGCGGCTCGAAGAGGGACAATTGCCTGTGCAGCCGATACGCGCTCATactcgctgctggaggtggaACAGCGGCAAAAGATTTCGCTTTTCCCAATATCCTCCTTGAACGAGGTCTTTGAACCGGGACAGATGGAAGAGATGACGCCGGCGTCCCACACCTCCCCAAGACGATCGCCGTCGTCATCCTATCCAAGCTCGCCTCCCGTAGATGCACAGGTACATGCCAGAAGCACTAGTCTTAATGCGTTCGTGGGGATGTTACAGCCCGAGGCGCAAGCAAGCCAGCAGGATCGAGCATCAGCGGGAACGCCAGATCCTTTTACGTCTTCGGGGACGTTGAGACGGTCGAGCTCATCAGAACGGGATGAAGTCTCCAAAGAGGTTACCGATGAGACCGAGGCTCCATCTGCAGCCACTGACAGCACAAAGCCATTACCGCCATTGCCGAAGCCAACGACGAAACGACTACTCCAACCTCATGTGGCGTCTCCAACACCTTCTGAGTTTCTCCTGGTGACTGGTACGGACGAAATGGAACCAGGTGTTGGGATGTTCGTGGATATGGACGGCGAGGTCGTCCGAGGCACGATCAATTTCCATAAATATCCCAAATCCATTGCGATCGATATGGGCGAGGATGATCATCTGCTTCAGCCAAATGACGAGGATCGCGAGGAGTGGATTCTTGCCGTGATTGATGACAGTGACGAACAAGAACCATCGCGATATCTACTGGAAATGCAAAGGTGGGATGACGACCCTGCAGAAATCGAGCGCAACAAGCGATGGATAGAATTACCCTGTGCTGCTGAAGCAACTGCAGCTCAAGTGGGCCTAGGCCATACCATCAGTCCGAGCCATCTCGAATTGGACGACATCGGCAAGATTCTGCAGATGGTCCGTCTAAAGACCTCGTCGTTATTGCCCTATACCCCAGACCCCGACCCAAGGACCCAGGCATCAATTGAACACATccaaagagagaaagagctCCTCGAGTCTCAAGAATCCACCGACTCTGAAGGGCCCAAGAAACCAGAGAGAGCATCTTCCCAAAATTGGGAGATTCAACGGATTGCCGAAGAAGCCAGATTCGCGCGCGGACTGGGCAAGCTTCAAAGCAGCCTTCTGGTGTGGTCAGGCTCTCAGATCTGGCGCGTGCTGCGAAACCCCTTGGTCGTCCAGCTCGAGGACAGTCTGCAAAATGCCCAAAAGGATACCGTCTTAGATCGCGACGCCGTCGTGGACTTGATGATGTCTTTTCAGGACACTGAGCCCAAATCTGAGGCCGAATTCATTGGCTTGGGTTATATGAAGCAGAAAGCAAGCTTGTTACTGTACGGGGACTTGTTCTCGATGAAACCAGAGAATCGCAGCGACGCAGTCATTGACAGCACGGAACGAGCACTTTTGATTGGTGACTTGGATCCTCGTCTGGCATTATTGTTCATCCCACTGCTGCGATGCGAGGTGTTGCAAGGCCCACAAGGAATTTGGATTCACGCTGGCTTGGCGACTGTTGTAGAAAAGTATATCGAAGCAGTCGGCAAAGCAGACCATACATCTTCTCGGTCATCTGTCTTGGACATGGTGAAGCGCTTCCTCATCTCTTGGCAGCAAAAGAGAGGATATGGCAGTATCACTGACGAAGATTAT of the Penicillium psychrofluorescens genome assembly, chromosome: 1 genome contains:
- a CDS encoding uncharacterized protein (ID:PFLUO_000967-T1.cds;~source:funannotate); the encoded protein is MDSFAITEGLVPAELAQDGQGSQPPVSAKVSEETTKYQRAIAAWRGIDLAATIAKLDTTASDIVAQQRDSLVQRKDLAQKTKDFKKLDDQSKLTEYKGLVKAYQSFIDVLTNQGKTSSSSFLQLYSSLSEAPDPYPLLEASVDSLVLSEDTLPKLTSEKDQLQRSVERLTTQQEETEKRLQEERAARQKLEETQETRAKEIEASWEAVLSEKTNNWAAKEKSLEEKVENQERLLKEIKASYEVSERLGEGDDNDNSRSGATAAELELVSADLEKTSLRLGEVEARNEQLRLELAQAVSHSHQSTSVDDDPAYQRLQSENSALLRKLDAARYDKDSDRHSWEAKLLQSERTSSKTLAERDELRSRLNKMSDYEDIRRELEMIKSIEFTAGDDDETGEAAEETQADTNGAATKSKDKNLEQLLLARNKKLTDELTLLRVSHRDIQGQLESLRGELSTTKGELEKSRGLSSTLENDLLSVQQEAANTFPSAAMSVAGTYSSRYPSRRGATSPTSSIISGFDQSAVSGHTMDAIRAGEAVGGGSGILPMVQAQRDRFKKKNSELEEELSKTYSTVKSLRQEVASLQKDNLGLYEKTRYVSTYSRGGNGASTSASSYANAPSSASIYNADTPSGLSLDRYQSAYEARISPFAAFRGRESARAYKRMSLPERIVFSLTRVILANRTSRNLFAGYCFALHILIFTMLYYMSTMEIEKHTAMSAVGSAAAAAYGSSGGGSGVGSGSGSGQLHGDDWQQEGFHRGG
- a CDS encoding uncharacterized protein (ID:PFLUO_000968-T1.cds;~source:funannotate), coding for MAPPDDGFGPRKRRKISPKGTVPYILRTLFDQVPLTVEENSSEVHITCVEYWNENLYIGTSAAEILHFVCLPASDESNEPTFILASRLPIFYVQDAAQSNNQPGVQQIVILSSVNKACVLCNGTVTFYLLPELSPAFDSTKVNPCRWIGGLDLNRDPMDEEPPTVMIAMRNRIMLVQIGDEAKRIKKIDFPSCLVAARRGTIACAADTRSYSLLEVEQRQKISLFPISSLNEVFEPGQMEEMTPASHTSPRRSPSSSYPSSPPVDAQVHARSTSLNAFVGMLQPEAQASQQDRASAGTPDPFTSSGTLRRSSSSERDEVSKEVTDETEAPSAATDSTKPLPPLPKPTTKRLLQPHVASPTPSEFLLVTGTDEMEPGVGMFVDMDGEVVRGTINFHKYPKSIAIDMGEDDHLLQPNDEDREEWILAVIDDSDEQEPSRYLLEMQRWDDDPAEIERNKRWIELPCAAEATAAQVGLGHTISPSHLELDDIGKILQMVRLKTSSLLPYTPDPDPRTQASIEHIQREKELLESQESTDSEGPKKPERASSQNWEIQRIAEEARFARGLGKLQSSLLVWSGSQIWRVLRNPLVVQLEDSLQNAQKDTVLDRDAVVDLMMSFQDTEPKSEAEFIGLGYMKQKASLLLYGDLFSMKPENRSDAVIDSTERALLIGDLDPRLALLFIPLLRCEVLQGPQGIWIHAGLATVVEKYIEAVGKADHTSSRSSVLDMVKRFLISWQQKRGYGSITDEDYVFDSTDAALLHLLLEQDTNLTAGQGTNSSTRTELNRLVDNWKGNFERAVALLEEYRRLFLLSRLYQSQKMSGNVLKTWRRIIDGENDAGGEITVASVEAQMRRYLVRIKDTHLVEEYGAWLAGRNAELGIQVFADNSSRVRIDPTDVVELLKERAPNAVQVYLEHLVFAKNYTQYADDLISYYLDTVLSVLQSSPAARNSLSESYSTYRALRPPKPTYLNFITENTPAEPWWQSRLRLLQLLGGSSGTQFTTSPVLSGISYSIPAVLERIEPFQNELVSECIILDGLQGHHRAALRLLTHGLGDYDSAIRYCLFGGPRHQTGSSAPPELAEHGLQSTLFRHLLDEFLQIQDLSDRIERTSDLLARFAAWFDVREVLDLVPEAWSVDIVGGFLVHVFRSLVSQSREARVERALSASLNLRVGVECIDGMEKAGPWVEETDGVRRLKDLTMRPLPRPPGEADADDADEGGDDGDVDDYGDMVHPVSDT